AGAAAATATAGAGATAGATATAAAAAAAATAGAGAAAAGCTGGGAAGAGTTAAAAAATAAGTATAGATATATGATAGTAGAAGGAGCAGGAGGGCTTTATGTCCCATTGATTAGAGATCAATTTTATATTTTTGACCTAATAAAAATGTTAAATTTACCTGTAATTTTAGTATGTAGTAGTAGAGTAGGAGCTATTAATCATTCAATGTTAACACTAGAAATGTTAAAAAAATTAGGAATTAATGTACATGGACTTGTATTTAATCAAGTTACAGAAGATTTTTCAAGGGATTATTTTGAAAAAGATAATATAGAAATAGTTTTAAAATTAAGTGGAATATCTAAATATCTTTTAGTGAAGAAAGGACAAAAAGATATCCCACAAAAAGAATTATTAGACTTTTTACAAATAGAGGTGTAAAAATGGAAAAATTAAGTGAATTACAAAGGAAAGACTTAAAATATATATTTCATCCATGTTCACAAATGAAAGATTATGAAAAATTACCACCTATGGTAATAAAAAAAGCAGAAGGAATCTATTTAGAAGATGAATTTGGAAATAGATATATGGACTGTGTTTCAAGTTGGTGGGTAAATCTTTTTGGACATTGTAATCCTAGAATAAATAAAGTAATAAAAGAGCAAATAGATAAATTAGAACATGTTTTATTTGTAAATTTCTCACATGAAGCAGCTATAGAATTAACTGAAGAGTTAATAAAAGTTGTACCAAAGGGAATAGAAAAATTTCTTTTTGCAGATAATGGGTCTTCAAGTATAGAGATGGCATTAAAATTAAGTTTTCAATATCATCAACAGAGTGGAAATAAAAAAAGAGTGAAGTTTATATCTCTAAGTAATGCTTATCATGGGGAAACTGTGGGAGCTTTAGGAGTTGGAGATGTAGATATTTTCACTAAAACATATAGACCTCTTATAAAAGAGGGATTAAAAGCAGATAAACCAGAATGTTTTAGATGTCCATATGGAAAGAATTTTTATAACTGTGAAGCTGAATGTTTTGAAAAAATGGAAAAATTAATTGAGGAGAATAAAGATGAGGTAGCTGCAGTAATTATTGAACCAGTTGTTCAAGGGGCAGCAGGAATGAAAATATATTCCCCTAAATATATACAAAAGTTGAGAGAGATAACTAAAAAATATGGAATCCATTTAATTGCTGATGAAATTGCAGTAGGATTTGGAAGAACTGGAAAGATGTTTGCTATGGAACATGCAGGAGTAAGTCCAGATATAATGTGTATGTCTAAAGGGCTTACAGCAGGTTATTATCCTATGGCTATTTTAGGTATAACTCAAGAGATATATGATAGCTTTTATGCTGACTATTTAGAAGGAAAATCATTTTTACACTCTCACACATATTCAGGAAATCCTATAGGATGTAGAATAGCTCTTGAAGTGCTAAGGATTTTTAAAGATGAAAATATACTTAAAACTATAGAAGAAAAAGGGGAGTATTTAAGGAAAGAAGCTCAAAGAATATTCTCTGAACATAAAAATATTGGAGAGTATAGACAGATAGGATTAATAGGAGCTCTTGAGTTTGTAAAAGATAAAACAACAAAAGAGTTATTTCCAAGTGAAGAGAGAGCAGGATATGAAATATATAAAATAGCTTTAAAAAAAGGTGCTTTACTTCGTCCTCTTGGAAATGTAATATATTTTATGCCACCATATATAATAACTAAAGAAGAGATAGATAAGATGTTAAAAATATGTAAAGAGGCAATTGATGAGTATATGGAGAAGAGAGAAAGATGAAGAGAGAAGATATAGAGAAAGAATTAAAATATTTACAAGAGATTGGAAATTATAGAAGTTTAAAAGTAAAGAATGAAAATTTATTAGATCTCTCTTCAAATGATTATTTAGGTTTAGCTAAAGATGAAGATTTGAAAAAAGAGTTTTATAAAAAATATTCTCCTAAGTTATCTTCTAGCTCTTCAAGATTGATAGATGGTTCATATGAAGAGATAATGAGATTAGAGAGAAAAGCAGAGGAGATTTATGGAAAATCTTGTATTATGTTTAATTCAGGATTCGATGCTAACTCTTCACTAATAGAAACTTTTTGTAATAAAGATACTCTTATTTTAACAGATAGATTAAATCATGCTAGTATTTATGATGGAATTATAAATAGCGGTGCTAAATTTTTAAGATATAAACATTTGAATATGTTAGAATTAGAAAAACTATTAGAAAAATATAGAGAAAAATTTGAAGATATATTGGTTATATCAGAAAGTATATACAGTATGGATGGGGATATTGCTGACATAGAAAAATTAGTAGAGTTAAAGAAAAAATATAAATTTACTTTGATGATAGATGAAGCCCATTCTTATGGAGTATATGGTTATGGAATAGTGTATAATTTGAACTTGGTTAATGATGTTGATTTTCTTGTAATTCCATTGGGAAAAGGGGGAGGTTCAGTTGGTGCAATGGTAATCTGTGAAAATTATTTTAAAGATTACATAATAAATAAGAGTAGAAAATTTATTTTTTCAACTGTTTTACCTCCAGTAAATAGTTGTTGGAATCTATTTATTTTAGAAAAAATGAATGATTTTGATGAAAAGAGAGGAAAATTAGAGTTTTTAAAAAATTATACTTTAAAATTATTACATGAAAATGAGATAAAAACAGATTCCACTACTCATATAATTAGTATAATTATTGGAGATAATTTTAAGATTACAAAACTTTCTGAAAATATGAGAGAAAAGGGTTATCTTTTATACCCAGTTAAAGAACCAACAGTACCTAAGGGAACAGCAAGATTTAGAATAGGTTTAAATCCAACTATAACTACAGAAGAGATAGAAAATTTTATAAAGGAGTTAAAAAATGAACTTAATACTATTTTTTAATGGTTGGGGGATGGATGAGAGAGTTATAGAAGATGTAGCTATTCCTAAAAATTATAAGTTAGAGGTTATTAACTTTCCCTATGAAGTAAATACAGAATTTGAAAAATATAATGAGATTATTTTAATAGGTTGGTCTTTTGGTTGTTACTATTTAACTAAGTGGTTAACTTTGAATAGAGAGATGCTTAATATGTCAAAGGTAAAAAAAATTGTTGCTATAAATGGAAATGGGGAGATAATTGGAAAATTTGGAATAACTCCTAAAATTTTTGAGTTTACTTTATCAACTTTAACCCCTGATTCTCTTTTAAAATTTTATAAAAATATGGGGATAAAAGATGATTTTAAAGTTCCTAAAAAAGAGTTTGAAAAGATAAAATATGAGTTGGAGTATTTTAAAAATAATTATGAACCACTTAAAAATATCTTTACAGAAGCAATTATAGGAAAAGAGGATAAAATAGTTCAATATGCAAGACAGAAAAAATATTGTGAAATAGAAAAAATTTTCTATAAAGAACTTGAAATAGGACATTATCCATTTGATTTTATAAAAAATTGGGGAGAAATAATATGAATTTTCAGAAACAATTTTCTACTTATAATGATAATGCTTATGTTCAAAAAGAAGTTGCAATAAATTTAATAAATTTTTTGAAAAGAGTAGGATTAAATAGAAAAGATATAATTTTTGAAATAGGGTGTGGAACAGGAATATTTACAAAAGAAATAATAAATAATTTATCCCCTAGAATTTTATTATTAAATGATATTTGTGATGTAGAGAGATATATAAAGGATTTAAAATATAGTGAGTTTATTAAAGGAAATATAGAGGAAATATGTTTTCCTAAAAGTGAAATAGTATTATCAAGTTCAGTTTTTCAATGGATAAAAAATTTTGAAAAACTTATAGAAAATATTTCAAAAAATAGTAGTGAATTAGGTTTTTCAATCTATATTTTAGGAAATCTTAAGGAGATAAAAGAACATTTTAACATATCTTTAAATTATTTAACATCTCAAGAGATTCTTAAAATTTTAAAAAAATATTTTTCAGAGGTAATTTGGGAAGAGGAAAGTATAGAAAAACAATTCTCTTCTCCTTTAGAAGCATTAAAACATCTAAAGCAAACTGGAGTAACAGGATTTCAAAAAAGTGATATAGGGAAAATAAGGAGTTATAAAAAAGACATTTTAACCTATAAGGTTGCTTATTTTTATTGTAAAAATAAAATAGTATAATATAAAAGGAAAAAAGTTTACTTACAATGGTTAGGTTATATAATACCCATTGCAGTAAACTTTTTCCTTTTTTCTTTTATTTTATTATCATTTTAATTTAAGAGATTTTTTTATTTAGATTTTTTTTAGCTACTGATAGCATAAGTTTAATTCTATTAAGTTGATTTACTTCAGAGTAAGCAGGGTCATAGTCAATAGGAGTAATATTTACATTTTCATATTCCTCTCTAAGTCTTTTAATCATTCCTTTACCAGTGATATGGTTAGGTAGACAACCAAATGGTTGAACACAAACTATATTAGGAACTCCATGTTCAATAAAATCTATCATCTCTCCCATTAAGAACCAACCTTCTCCAGATTGATGCCCTATAGAGATAAACTCAGAAGTTTTTTTAGCTGTCTCTTGAATAGATATCTCTCTCATAAATCTAGCATGAGTTGAAATAGCATCATTGAGTATAGCAGTATATCTATCTAATACCCATAGTGCTCCTCTTTGTTTTAATCCAGCCATCTTTCCTTTGAATTTTTCAGCTAGGAAGATATCACTATAGATACAATATTTTATAAAGTTCATAAGAGATGATGTATAAACTTCTCCACCCTCTTGCTCTATAAAATTAGCTAAGTCATTATTAGCAAAAGGACTAAATTTAACTAAAATCTCTCCTACAATACCAACTTTTATTTTTTTCTCATCACTTACTTCTATTTTAGCAAATTCATCAACTATAAGTTTACAGTTTCTTTTAAACTCTCCAAAATTACCATTATGAATATTTTTTACAACTTGTTGATTCCATTTTTTATACAGAGCATCACTTTCTCCCTTATTTAATTCATAAGGTCTAGTATGATATAGAAGTTTCATAAGTAAATCTCCATATGAAACAGCGATTAATGCCTTATGTATAAGAGGAAGTGAAAGTGAAAATCCCTCTTGTTTTTCAAATCCATTAGCATTTAGTGAAAGTATAGGTACTTTTTCAAATCCAGCATCTTTTATAGCTTTCTTTAAAAATCCTAAATAGTTGGTAGCTCTACAACTTCCACCAGTTTGTGAGATAATAACAGCAGTTCTATCTAAATCATATTTTCCAGATTGAAGAGCTGAGATAAGTTCTCCAATTACTAATATAGATGGATAACAAGCATCATTATTTACATATTTTAATCCACAATCAAGTGCTTCTTGTGTTTCAGGTAAGATTACAAGATTATATCCTTGAGCTTTAAAAGCATGTTTGATTAAATCAAAGTGCATAGGAGCCATTTGTGGAGCAAGTATTGTGTACTCTTTTTTCATAGCCTTAGTAAATTCAGCTTTTTTATACTCTATTTTATGTTTAATAACATTTGCTACAGAGTTTTTCTTATATTCAAGAGCAGCAAGTAAACTTCTTATTCTAATTTTTACAGCTCCAAGGTTACTAATCTCATCTATTTTTAATAGAGTGTGAACTTTGCCATGATTAGTTAAAATTTCATTAACTTGGTCAGTAGTAACAGCATCAATACCACAACTAAAACTATTTAATTCAATCAATTCAAGGTTAGGATTTTTTCCTACTACTGTTGCTGCTCTATAAAGTCTAGAGTGGTAAGTCCATTGGTCAATAACTCTTAATTCATCATCTAATGAACCAAGGCTAGCTACAGCATCTCCAGTTAATACAGCTATGCCAAAAGAGTTAATAATATTTGGAATACCATGATGTATCTCTTTATCACAATGATAAGGTCTACCACAAAGTACTACTCCAATTTTCCCTGTCTTTTCTAAATCTTTAATGATTTCCTTAGCTCTATTTTGCATATCTTTTCTAAAATTATATTTTTCTTCAAGAGCTTTATCTACAGCCATTTTAACTTCTGGTTTAGTTACACCAAATTTTGCAAACTCTTCCATCACTGTCTTATATAATACCTCTTTATTTTCAAAAGAGAATACAGGTATCATCATATCAATATTTTTTTCTTTTATAATATCCATATTATTTTTTATAACTTCTGGATAAGACATAACTATAGGACAGTTAAATTGATTTTGAGATTTTTTATCCTCTTTCTCTTCAAAGATTACACATGGATAAAAAATTCTATTAACACCTTTACCAATTAGGTTCATAATATGTCCATGAACTAATTTAGCTGGATAACAGATAGAATCTGAAGTGATAGTATCTATTCCACTTTCATAAAGTTTTTTAGATGAATCATCAGAAAGAACAACTCTAAATCCTAACTCTGTAAGAAGAGTAAACCAGAATGGATAAGAGTCATAGAAGTTTAAAACTCTAGGTATTCCAATCTCTCCTCTAGTAGCTTTAGATAGTTCTAATGGAGTGTAACTAAATAATCTGTTGTATTTATATTCAAACATATTTGGAGCTTGATTTTTTTTCATCTTAGCAACGGGGTTATCACATCTATTTCCAGAGATGAAATTCTCTCCACTTTCAAATTTATGGATAGTTAAAAGGCATCTATTAGTACACATACCACAACGAGTAAGGTTAGTTGTATAGTGGAAATTTTCTAGCTCTTCTAAAGTCATAAGAGTAGAGTTTTCTTTAGCTTCCTCTTGAGCAATAAGTGCAGCACCAAAAGCTCCCATAATTCCTGCAATATTAGGTCTTATAACCTCTCTTTCAGATACCTTTTCAAAGGCTCTTAAAACACAATCATTTAGGAAGGTTCCCCCTTGTACTACTATATATTTTCCAAGTTCCTCTTTATTTTTAATTTTTATAACTTTGAATAAAGTATTTTTTACAACAGAGTAAGAGAGTCCAGCAGAGATATCAGCTACCTCTACTCCATCTTTTTGAGCTTGTTTTACCTTTGAGTTCATAAATACTGTACATCTAGTTCCAAGATCTGCTGGAGATTTAGAAGTAAGTCCAAGTTTTGCAAACTCCTTTATATCCATACCAAGAGAGTTAGCAAAAGTTTCTAAGAATGAACCACAACCAGAAGAGCAAGCTTCATTTAAAAGTATAGAAGTAATTACTCCATCTTGTATTTTTAAACATTTCATATCTTGTCCACCAATATCTAAGATAAAATCTACTTGAGGTTGGAAAAATTTTGCTCCCTTATAGTGAGCAATAGTTTCTACCACTCCTTTATCTACTCTTAGAGCAGATTTAATAAGATTTTCTCCATATCCAGTTACACAAGAACCTTTAATCTTTATTCCATTATGTAATTTAGAATAAAGTAATTTTAAATTATTTATTATATTGTCTAAAGGATTTCCTTTATTATGAGAATAGTATGAGTAAAGTATCTCTTTCTCTTCAGAGATAAGAACTACTTTAATAGTAGTAGAACCAGAATCTATTCCAAGATAAGCATTTCCAGAGTAATTTTCAATATCTTTACTCTCTATTTTTTCTTTTTCATGTCTTGATTTAAACTCTTCAAACTCTTCATCATTTGTAAATAATGGTTGAAGTCTTGAAGTTTCAGATGTATCTTTTTCATTTAGTTTTAAGAATTTTTTTTCAAGTTCATCTAATGAATAAAAGCTATTATTTTCTTGAGAAAGTAAACTAGCACCTTGAGCTACAAATATTTGTGAGTTTTTAGGGAAGATTACATCTTCAGGAGTAAGATTTAAAGTCTCAATAAATCTTTGTCTAAGTTCACTTAAAAAGAATAATGGTCCTCCTAAAAAAGCTACTTTACCAGTTATCTTTTTACCACAAGCAAGTCCAGTAATAGTTTGATTTACTACTGCTTGGAAAACAGATACAGCAATATTTCCTTTTTTTACTCCCTCATTTACAAGTGGTTGAATGTCAGTTTTAGCAAATACTCCACATCTAGCAGCAATAGGATAGATAGTGTCATATTCCTTAGCTAATTCATTTAATCCTGTAGCATCAGTATTAAGTAGAGCAGCAATCTGGTCAATAAAAGCTCCAGTTCCACCAGCACAACTTCCATTCATTCTCTGATCCATATCATTTTTAAGAAAAGTTATTTTTGCATCTTCTCCACCTAATTCTATGGCAACATCAGTTTCAGGAATAACAACTTCAATAGCTTTTATACAAGCAATAACTTCTTGAACAAACTCTATTCCTATCCAACTTGCAATACCCATACCACTTGAACCTGTGATATTAATTTTAAATTGAATATCTTTACCATATTTTTCTTTCATAAAGTCAAAGAAAGTATCAAACATAGTTTTTGTAGTCTCTCTTACATTTGATAAGTGTCTTTGATAAACAGAATAAACAATATTTTTTTCTTCATCTAAACAAACAATTTTAACTGTTGTTGAACCAACATCTGTTCCAATAAAAAATTCTTTCATAGTACTACTCCTTAAAATTTACTTCTTTAAAAATATTTTGTAAAAATTAAAGAGCTTTTTAAATCCGCAGTATGCGGGACTCATAACGAGTTAAAATAGTATAAGAACCCCTTTTATAAATAGTAGGTTTATACTCTTCATAAATATTAAATCTTTCAATAACTGGTTTTATTTCAACTAAATTATTAGGAGTTCCAGTTTTAATAATATTTCTAGAAAAAACTTCTATTCTATTTAGTTGAACAAAACTATAACTTTCTGTGTCATCGTTACTATATATCATATAGATAGCTTGTTTTTTATCATAAAAGCCATCTTCCTCCAATCTTGGATTGACATTAGAACTGAAGAACAGAAGTAAACTTGAAATGATAAAGTAAAATACTTTGTTTATCATTTCCTCTTTCCTCCTCAATCTATATAAAAAATTTTAAAAACTTAGAAAGTAGAATTTAAAGTTTTAACATCTGCATTAACAGAATAAATAACATCTTTTCTTTCTATAATTATTTCAGTTTTATTTTTTAACTCTTCATCATTTTTTATACTATTTAAAAGTTCTAGACTTGGATTTATAGCTTTAGGATTTCCTACAAGTTGTAGCATAGTTATATCTCCATGAGTGTCACCATAAGCAAAACTTTTACTTAAGTCAATTTTATATTTTTCACAAAACATGTGAATAGATTTTAATTTATTTTTAGAATCCCACATAGGAGAAATTTCTCCGGTAAGTTTTCCATTTGTATCAGTATGATAAGTTGAACCACAAAAATCATCTGCATTCCATTTTTTTGCCATTCTTGAAACTAAAAAATCAGGACTTCCAGAGATAAAAATAACAAGATGTCCTTGAGATTTATGCCATTTTATCATCTCTCTAGTATAAGCATACACCTTATTTCCTTTTAACTCAACAACTTTATCAGCCACAAAGTCATTGTATTTAGTAGGTAAACCTTTAATAGCGTCAACATAAGTTCCTGTAAGATCACCTAAATAATTATCATAATTTCCTATTCTTTCATCCCAAAGCTTAAAAGCTTCTTTAACTCTTCTATCATATTCACTAAACTCTAATAAATCATATTTAATTAATTTTTTAAAATGTTCAGTCAAAAGAGAGTTTCTAAAAATAGTACCATCAATATCAAAAAAAGCTGCAATCATAATTATACCCTCCTTGAAAAAAATTATCTCCATATTAGAAAGATTATAGTTGAAAAATCAAAAAAAGTCAAATATTCTTATGAAGAAAATAAAATCAAAGATAGAATAATTTTTTTATTTTTTTAATAAAAAATAGAGAAAT
The window above is part of the uncultured Fusobacterium sp. genome. Proteins encoded here:
- a CDS encoding methyltransferase domain-containing protein, which translates into the protein MNFQKQFSTYNDNAYVQKEVAINLINFLKRVGLNRKDIIFEIGCGTGIFTKEIINNLSPRILLLNDICDVERYIKDLKYSEFIKGNIEEICFPKSEIVLSSSVFQWIKNFEKLIENISKNSSELGFSIYILGNLKEIKEHFNISLNYLTSQEILKILKKYFSEVIWEEESIEKQFSSPLEALKHLKQTGVTGFQKSDIGKIRSYKKDILTYKVAYFYCKNKIV
- a CDS encoding HAD-IB family hydrolase, encoding MIAAFFDIDGTIFRNSLLTEHFKKLIKYDLLEFSEYDRRVKEAFKLWDERIGNYDNYLGDLTGTYVDAIKGLPTKYNDFVADKVVELKGNKVYAYTREMIKWHKSQGHLVIFISGSPDFLVSRMAKKWNADDFCGSTYHTDTNGKLTGEISPMWDSKNKLKSIHMFCEKYKIDLSKSFAYGDTHGDITMLQLVGNPKAINPSLELLNSIKNDEELKNKTEIIIERKDVIYSVNADVKTLNSTF
- a CDS encoding 2-hydroxyacyl-CoA dehydratase, coding for MKEFFIGTDVGSTTVKIVCLDEEKNIVYSVYQRHLSNVRETTKTMFDTFFDFMKEKYGKDIQFKINITGSSGMGIASWIGIEFVQEVIACIKAIEVVIPETDVAIELGGEDAKITFLKNDMDQRMNGSCAGGTGAFIDQIAALLNTDATGLNELAKEYDTIYPIAARCGVFAKTDIQPLVNEGVKKGNIAVSVFQAVVNQTITGLACGKKITGKVAFLGGPLFFLSELRQRFIETLNLTPEDVIFPKNSQIFVAQGASLLSQENNSFYSLDELEKKFLKLNEKDTSETSRLQPLFTNDEEFEEFKSRHEKEKIESKDIENYSGNAYLGIDSGSTTIKVVLISEEKEILYSYYSHNKGNPLDNIINNLKLLYSKLHNGIKIKGSCVTGYGENLIKSALRVDKGVVETIAHYKGAKFFQPQVDFILDIGGQDMKCLKIQDGVITSILLNEACSSGCGSFLETFANSLGMDIKEFAKLGLTSKSPADLGTRCTVFMNSKVKQAQKDGVEVADISAGLSYSVVKNTLFKVIKIKNKEELGKYIVVQGGTFLNDCVLRAFEKVSEREVIRPNIAGIMGAFGAALIAQEEAKENSTLMTLEELENFHYTTNLTRCGMCTNRCLLTIHKFESGENFISGNRCDNPVAKMKKNQAPNMFEYKYNRLFSYTPLELSKATRGEIGIPRVLNFYDSYPFWFTLLTELGFRVVLSDDSSKKLYESGIDTITSDSICYPAKLVHGHIMNLIGKGVNRIFYPCVIFEEKEDKKSQNQFNCPIVMSYPEVIKNNMDIIKEKNIDMMIPVFSFENKEVLYKTVMEEFAKFGVTKPEVKMAVDKALEEKYNFRKDMQNRAKEIIKDLEKTGKIGVVLCGRPYHCDKEIHHGIPNIINSFGIAVLTGDAVASLGSLDDELRVIDQWTYHSRLYRAATVVGKNPNLELIELNSFSCGIDAVTTDQVNEILTNHGKVHTLLKIDEISNLGAVKIRIRSLLAALEYKKNSVANVIKHKIEYKKAEFTKAMKKEYTILAPQMAPMHFDLIKHAFKAQGYNLVILPETQEALDCGLKYVNNDACYPSILVIGELISALQSGKYDLDRTAVIISQTGGSCRATNYLGFLKKAIKDAGFEKVPILSLNANGFEKQEGFSLSLPLIHKALIAVSYGDLLMKLLYHTRPYELNKGESDALYKKWNQQVVKNIHNGNFGEFKRNCKLIVDEFAKIEVSDEKKIKVGIVGEILVKFSPFANNDLANFIEQEGGEVYTSSLMNFIKYCIYSDIFLAEKFKGKMAGLKQRGALWVLDRYTAILNDAISTHARFMREISIQETAKKTSEFISIGHQSGEGWFLMGEMIDFIEHGVPNIVCVQPFGCLPNHITGKGMIKRLREEYENVNITPIDYDPAYSEVNQLNRIKLMLSVAKKNLNKKIS
- a CDS encoding pimeloyl-ACP methyl esterase BioG family protein, which gives rise to MNLILFFNGWGMDERVIEDVAIPKNYKLEVINFPYEVNTEFEKYNEIILIGWSFGCYYLTKWLTLNREMLNMSKVKKIVAINGNGEIIGKFGITPKIFEFTLSTLTPDSLLKFYKNMGIKDDFKVPKKEFEKIKYELEYFKNNYEPLKNIFTEAIIGKEDKIVQYARQKKYCEIEKIFYKELEIGHYPFDFIKNWGEII
- a CDS encoding aminotransferase class I/II-fold pyridoxal phosphate-dependent enzyme produces the protein MKREDIEKELKYLQEIGNYRSLKVKNENLLDLSSNDYLGLAKDEDLKKEFYKKYSPKLSSSSSRLIDGSYEEIMRLERKAEEIYGKSCIMFNSGFDANSSLIETFCNKDTLILTDRLNHASIYDGIINSGAKFLRYKHLNMLELEKLLEKYREKFEDILVISESIYSMDGDIADIEKLVELKKKYKFTLMIDEAHSYGVYGYGIVYNLNLVNDVDFLVIPLGKGGGSVGAMVICENYFKDYIINKSRKFIFSTVLPPVNSCWNLFILEKMNDFDEKRGKLEFLKNYTLKLLHENEIKTDSTTHIISIIIGDNFKITKLSENMREKGYLLYPVKEPTVPKGTARFRIGLNPTITTEEIENFIKELKNELNTIF
- the bioA gene encoding adenosylmethionine--8-amino-7-oxononanoate transaminase: MEKLSELQRKDLKYIFHPCSQMKDYEKLPPMVIKKAEGIYLEDEFGNRYMDCVSSWWVNLFGHCNPRINKVIKEQIDKLEHVLFVNFSHEAAIELTEELIKVVPKGIEKFLFADNGSSSIEMALKLSFQYHQQSGNKKRVKFISLSNAYHGETVGALGVGDVDIFTKTYRPLIKEGLKADKPECFRCPYGKNFYNCEAECFEKMEKLIEENKDEVAAVIIEPVVQGAAGMKIYSPKYIQKLREITKKYGIHLIADEIAVGFGRTGKMFAMEHAGVSPDIMCMSKGLTAGYYPMAILGITQEIYDSFYADYLEGKSFLHSHTYSGNPIGCRIALEVLRIFKDENILKTIEEKGEYLRKEAQRIFSEHKNIGEYRQIGLIGALEFVKDKTTKELFPSEERAGYEIYKIALKKGALLRPLGNVIYFMPPYIITKEEIDKMLKICKEAIDEYMEKRER
- the bioD gene encoding dethiobiotin synthase, encoding MKLNRGFFVIGTDTGIGKTYISSLLYKGVKELQGGYYKPIQSGCIRKGEKLIAPDVEFVCSMADVTYNEEMVTYTLEAEVSPHLASELENIEIDIKKIEKSWEELKNKYRYMIVEGAGGLYVPLIRDQFYIFDLIKMLNLPVILVCSSRVGAINHSMLTLEMLKKLGINVHGLVFNQVTEDFSRDYFEKDNIEIVLKLSGISKYLLVKKGQKDIPQKELLDFLQIEV